A single genomic interval of Bacillota bacterium harbors:
- the folD gene encoding bifunctional methylenetetrahydrofolate dehydrogenase/methenyltetrahydrofolate cyclohydrolase FolD codes for MAGSLIDGKEISSQIKAELAQEVAKLQKTSNITPGLAVVLVGEDPASKVYVGQKEKACAELGIFSQKHTLPAEVSEEELLGLVRNLNDDPDIDGVLVQLPLPSHINENRVIETIAPEKDVDGFHPVSVGKMVIGLPGFRPCTPAGIMELIKRTGVELAGKEAVVVGRSNIVGKPIALMLLAESATVTIAHSKTRDLAEVTRRADVLVVATGRPNTVTADMVKDGVVVIDVGVNRLDSGKLVGDVDFDGVREKASAITPVPGGVGPMTIAMLMYNTVQSAKKRAGIAVQV; via the coding sequence TTGGCAGGTAGTTTAATCGATGGGAAGGAAATATCCTCCCAGATAAAGGCTGAGCTTGCTCAAGAGGTTGCAAAACTGCAAAAGACAAGCAATATAACACCCGGTTTGGCGGTTGTTTTGGTTGGTGAAGATCCGGCTTCTAAAGTTTACGTTGGGCAAAAGGAAAAGGCCTGCGCTGAGCTAGGGATATTTTCGCAAAAGCACACTCTACCCGCTGAGGTGAGCGAAGAAGAGCTGCTTGGTTTAGTAAGAAATCTTAATGATGACCCGGATATAGATGGCGTTTTGGTCCAGCTACCGCTGCCAAGCCACATTAATGAGAATAGGGTCATTGAGACGATCGCTCCGGAGAAGGATGTTGACGGCTTCCATCCGGTAAGCGTTGGCAAGATGGTCATCGGTCTTCCAGGCTTTAGGCCATGTACTCCAGCCGGTATAATGGAGCTTATCAAGAGGACCGGAGTAGAGCTTGCTGGCAAAGAAGCTGTCGTAGTCGGAAGGAGCAATATCGTCGGCAAGCCGATTGCACTAATGCTTTTGGCGGAGAGCGCTACAGTTACCATTGCACATTCCAAAACCAGGGACCTTGCAGAAGTAACAAGGAGAGCTGACGTTTTGGTTGTTGCAACTGGCAGACCGAACACGGTTACTGCTGATATGGTAAAAGATGGCGTTGTTGTCATCGATGTTGGAGTAAACCGCTTGGATAGTGGAAAACTTGTCGGGGATGTCGACTTCGACGGCGTAAGGGAGAAAGCATCGGCTATCACACCGGTTCCGGGCGGTGTTGGGCCGATGACAATTGCAATGCTTATGTATAATACCGTGCAATCCGCAAAAAAGAGGGCGGGTATTGCGGTTCAAGTTTAA
- a CDS encoding ASKHA domain-containing protein, translated as MPKVHFYPDNRVVEVESGENVLRAAMLAGVHVNASCGGSSTCGKCRVIVEQGSVDARHTAKLSDADIAQGYVLACTATVKEDIEVRIPIESQMGDSKAALERELETVSSAGFLSAKNLTDLFGEFTINPATRRYYVEITPPNLEDNISDLERLRRELALQYGVLDFNIDISVLRQMGSLLREADWKVTATILSPGGGECDRLIKLDKGNRSDKHYGLAVDIGTTSIYVELVDLATGETKAKASEYNAQVSAGEDIISRIVYSLKKDGLQKLQELVVGTINKLIERVIEKSGVELEDIVYMVAAGNTTMTHIFLGISPKYIREEPYIPTVTFTPVIEATDLGLKMPAGARVYTVPSKASYVGGDITAGLLASGVFKTDKLTLYIDVGTNGEMALGNADWLLSCSCSAGPAFEGGSIKHGMRATKGAIEQVRINPKTLEPMILTIGQTKPKGICGSGLIDAVAELFLTGIINEKGRFNTEINHPRIRIREIDGQAEYVLAWASDTAIKKDIVITEADLDNLIRTKGAIYAGITTLLESMQMPVEAIEEILIAGGFGRYIEIDQSITIGLLPEIESEKVMYVGNGSLLGARLILLSREAKDIAVDIARKMTYMDLSTNSSFMDHYVSALFLPHTNRDSFPSVMRRMKASLSA; from the coding sequence ATGCCAAAGGTTCATTTCTATCCCGACAACAGGGTAGTGGAAGTAGAAAGTGGTGAAAATGTGCTCCGGGCAGCTATGCTGGCCGGCGTTCACGTTAATGCATCATGCGGCGGAAGCAGCACTTGCGGCAAGTGTCGAGTTATAGTCGAGCAGGGCTCGGTTGATGCGCGCCATACCGCAAAGCTATCAGATGCTGATATCGCCCAGGGCTACGTTTTAGCCTGTACCGCTACGGTTAAGGAAGACATCGAGGTCCGTATCCCGATCGAGTCCCAGATGGGTGACTCCAAGGCGGCCCTTGAGCGTGAGCTTGAAACCGTATCGAGTGCGGGATTTTTATCTGCAAAAAATCTTACCGATTTATTTGGTGAGTTTACGATAAACCCGGCAACGAGAAGATACTATGTAGAGATTACGCCGCCGAATCTTGAAGACAACATAAGCGACCTTGAAAGGCTTAGGCGCGAGCTTGCTCTGCAGTACGGAGTTCTTGATTTTAATATCGATATCTCGGTTTTAAGGCAGATGGGTTCACTATTGCGCGAAGCAGATTGGAAGGTCACTGCAACCATTCTCTCACCGGGTGGCGGTGAGTGCGACAGGTTAATTAAGCTGGACAAAGGAAATCGCTCAGACAAGCATTATGGGCTTGCCGTTGATATCGGGACAACGAGTATCTATGTCGAGCTGGTTGACCTTGCGACTGGTGAAACAAAGGCCAAGGCATCTGAATATAATGCGCAGGTAAGTGCGGGCGAGGATATCATAAGCCGAATTGTATACTCATTAAAGAAAGATGGTTTACAAAAGCTTCAAGAGCTTGTTGTTGGGACTATAAACAAGCTTATCGAGAGGGTAATTGAGAAGTCAGGTGTTGAACTTGAAGATATCGTCTACATGGTAGCCGCTGGCAATACCACGATGACGCACATCTTCTTAGGCATCTCACCCAAATATATCCGCGAGGAACCCTACATACCGACTGTAACTTTTACGCCTGTTATTGAGGCAACCGATTTGGGTCTAAAGATGCCGGCTGGTGCCCGAGTTTACACCGTGCCAAGCAAGGCAAGCTACGTCGGCGGCGATATTACCGCTGGGCTTCTTGCCTCAGGCGTATTTAAGACTGACAAATTGACACTTTATATAGATGTTGGAACAAATGGTGAGATGGCGCTCGGAAATGCCGATTGGCTCTTGAGCTGCTCGTGCTCTGCCGGCCCTGCATTTGAGGGTGGCTCCATCAAGCACGGAATGCGCGCTACCAAGGGTGCGATCGAGCAGGTTCGTATCAACCCTAAAACACTCGAGCCCATGATCCTGACCATCGGGCAGACAAAGCCAAAAGGAATCTGCGGCTCAGGGTTAATTGATGCGGTAGCCGAGCTTTTCTTGACCGGCATTATAAACGAGAAGGGCCGCTTTAACACTGAAATAAATCATCCCAGAATCAGAATCAGAGAGATTGACGGCCAGGCTGAGTACGTGCTCGCCTGGGCGTCTGATACAGCCATCAAGAAGGATATCGTTATTACAGAGGCCGACCTCGACAACCTGATTCGCACCAAGGGTGCGATTTACGCCGGCATCACGACTTTGCTTGAGTCAATGCAGATGCCGGTTGAGGCTATTGAGGAAATTCTAATCGCTGGTGGCTTTGGCCGCTATATAGAGATCGACCAGTCAATAACCATTGGTCTCTTGCCCGAGATCGAAAGCGAAAAGGTCATGTATGTCGGTAACGGGTCGCTTTTGGGTGCGCGTCTTATTCTTCTCTCAAGAGAAGCAAAAGATATTGCGGTCGATATTGCCCGAAAAATGACCTATATGGACTTGAGTACGAATTCCAGCTTTATGGATCACTATGTCTCGGCTCTTTTCTTGCCGCATACCAACCGTGACTCATTCCCATCAGTTATGAGGCGGATGAAGGCAAGCTTAAGCGCATAG
- the cdhC gene encoding CO dehydrogenase/CO-methylating acetyl-CoA synthase complex subunit beta translates to MSKIIATAAIRGAHETVNLAEAKVREAIDTKGPNQEVAFPNTGYFLPVIYGLTGEKVEKVSDMEKIIKIAKDLLPEEPADKLWLPYLGNTLDAGIATLFGAEIIMALRYAGIGDPPVTDLYLGAADDVIMRARGVEFVDGSAPGFAAVVGAAPTNEEAVALARELQGKNLYVFMAGSTDGKCIADQLAEEGVQLGWETRLVPFDPHVYGQIYSLGFATRAAMSFGGVQPGDYSRILRYNKNRVFAFVIALGEVDPIKYAAAAGAINYGFPAIANTDIPQILPTGVCTYEHVVSNIPIDKIAQKAIEVRGLKIKVDKIDIPVAYSPAFEGERIRKDDLYIEFGGSKTDCFEFLSMKDMEEVEDGKIEVIGPQIADMPEKSRLPLAVIVEVAGRKMQKDFEPILERQLHHMVNGAEGVMHIGQRDTAWIRIGKKAVEKGFSLADFGKIFHAKLMSDFPAIVDKVQVKIITDQDKVTELMPEARAAYAERDERVAGLTDNSVDVFYSCTLCQSFAPKHVCIISPQRLGLCGAYNWLDGKASYEINPTGPNQPVEKGALLSEEKGEWQGINEYLAKATQGNVERLFAYSIMENPMTSCGCFEAIVAHLPLMDMETGDIRSGFMVVNRDYAGMTPFGMPFSTMAGLVGGGVQTPGLMGIGKYYVTSEKFVSADGGFARLVWLPKDMKEQLRPLLEKQCERIGDPDFIDKIGDETVATTMEELAVFLKSVNHPAMQMDPLM, encoded by the coding sequence GTGTCTAAGATCATTGCAACAGCTGCCATCAGGGGCGCACACGAGACGGTTAACCTGGCCGAAGCCAAGGTTAGAGAGGCAATTGATACCAAAGGGCCAAACCAAGAAGTTGCGTTTCCAAACACCGGATACTTTCTGCCAGTTATCTATGGCCTAACTGGAGAAAAAGTAGAGAAAGTCTCCGATATGGAGAAAATCATAAAGATAGCAAAGGACCTGCTCCCTGAAGAGCCGGCGGATAAGCTATGGCTGCCGTATTTAGGCAACACGCTTGATGCTGGTATAGCAACGCTATTTGGCGCAGAGATAATTATGGCTCTTCGTTATGCAGGCATTGGCGACCCACCGGTAACCGATCTATACCTCGGTGCGGCAGACGATGTTATCATGCGCGCCCGCGGCGTTGAGTTTGTAGACGGCTCCGCACCTGGCTTTGCCGCAGTTGTCGGAGCAGCACCTACAAACGAGGAGGCAGTTGCCCTTGCCCGCGAGCTTCAGGGTAAAAACCTTTACGTCTTTATGGCAGGCTCAACTGACGGCAAGTGCATTGCCGACCAGCTTGCTGAAGAAGGCGTGCAGCTTGGCTGGGAAACAAGGCTTGTCCCATTTGACCCGCATGTCTACGGCCAGATCTATTCGCTTGGTTTTGCAACGAGAGCCGCGATGTCATTTGGCGGTGTTCAGCCAGGCGACTACTCTCGTATCTTAAGATACAACAAGAATCGCGTGTTCGCCTTTGTCATCGCGCTTGGTGAGGTTGACCCAATTAAGTACGCGGCGGCCGCCGGCGCCATTAACTACGGCTTCCCGGCAATTGCAAACACCGATATTCCGCAGATCTTGCCGACCGGTGTTTGCACGTATGAGCATGTGGTCTCAAATATTCCGATTGACAAAATTGCTCAGAAGGCAATTGAGGTCCGTGGTCTTAAGATCAAAGTCGATAAAATCGATATCCCAGTCGCCTATAGCCCGGCATTTGAGGGCGAGCGTATTCGCAAAGACGATCTCTATATTGAATTTGGTGGCTCGAAGACAGACTGCTTTGAGTTTCTCTCAATGAAGGATATGGAAGAGGTCGAGGACGGCAAGATTGAAGTCATTGGACCGCAAATCGCCGACATGCCGGAGAAATCAAGGCTGCCGCTTGCAGTCATCGTTGAGGTGGCAGGACGCAAGATGCAAAAAGACTTCGAGCCGATTCTTGAGAGGCAGCTTCACCATATGGTAAACGGAGCCGAAGGCGTCATGCATATCGGACAGAGAGACACCGCGTGGATCCGCATTGGAAAGAAAGCTGTTGAGAAGGGCTTCTCGCTTGCCGATTTCGGAAAGATCTTCCACGCCAAATTAATGTCGGATTTCCCGGCGATTGTTGATAAGGTTCAGGTAAAGATAATTACCGATCAGGATAAGGTAACTGAGCTCATGCCAGAGGCAAGAGCAGCTTACGCAGAGCGTGATGAGCGTGTAGCAGGACTAACTGACAATTCAGTCGATGTCTTCTACTCCTGCACGCTTTGCCAGTCGTTTGCGCCGAAGCATGTCTGTATCATCTCGCCGCAGAGGCTTGGACTTTGCGGAGCCTATAACTGGCTTGATGGCAAAGCGTCTTATGAGATCAATCCTACTGGCCCAAACCAGCCGGTCGAAAAAGGCGCGCTCCTTAGCGAAGAAAAAGGCGAGTGGCAGGGTATTAATGAGTATCTTGCCAAGGCTACGCAGGGCAATGTCGAGAGGCTATTTGCCTATAGTATCATGGAGAACCCGATGACCTCCTGCGGATGCTTTGAGGCAATTGTTGCTCACCTGCCGCTAATGGACATGGAGACCGGGGACATTAGGAGCGGATTCATGGTTGTAAACCGCGATTATGCGGGCATGACGCCGTTTGGAATGCCGTTCTCAACAATGGCTGGTCTTGTTGGCGGAGGTGTCCAGACCCCAGGCTTGATGGGAATCGGAAAATACTATGTTACAAGTGAGAAATTCGTCTCTGCAGACGGCGGATTTGCCCGGCTTGTCTGGTTGCCAAAAGATATGAAAGAGCAGCTCAGGCCGCTTCTTGAGAAACAATGTGAGAGAATAGGCGACCCAGACTTTATTGATAAAATTGGAGACGAGACGGTTGCAACAACAATGGAAGAGCTAGCAGTATTCTTAAAGAGCGTAAACCATCCAGCTATGCAGATGGATCCGCTGATGTAA
- a CDS encoding acetyl-CoA decarbonylase/synthase complex subunit delta: MAFQAPTEQYSGKIREVTIGVGDNQVVAGGQNTLNFYNFEGSMPRRPLIAMEVYDTEPQEWAVALKDVLGDVWSDPVAWAKKCQDEFGADLICLQLASTDPNGADKSADEAAETVKAVLDAISIPLIVYGSGNADKDSEVLKKVAEVAQGQNIVIGPAVEDNYKSVAAAAMGFNQVVAGETPIDVNMAKQLNILITNLGLNAEKILIDPAVGALGYGLEYAYSVIERDRLAALQQNDAMMQMPIIANMGKEVWKTKEAKISQEEAPEWGDPAKRGILWETITAVSLLVAGADILIMRHPESVRLVKQTLSEFGVN; this comes from the coding sequence ATGGCCTTTCAAGCGCCGACTGAGCAATATAGCGGGAAGATTAGAGAAGTTACAATCGGTGTCGGTGACAACCAAGTTGTAGCCGGCGGTCAGAATACGCTTAACTTTTATAATTTCGAGGGCAGCATGCCCCGTCGTCCACTGATTGCAATGGAAGTGTATGATACCGAGCCGCAGGAGTGGGCGGTTGCCTTAAAAGATGTGCTTGGCGATGTTTGGAGCGACCCGGTAGCCTGGGCCAAAAAGTGCCAGGACGAATTTGGCGCAGACCTTATCTGCCTGCAACTTGCAAGCACCGACCCTAACGGCGCAGACAAGAGTGCTGATGAGGCGGCAGAGACCGTAAAAGCGGTACTCGATGCCATCTCTATCCCGCTAATTGTTTACGGGAGCGGAAACGCAGACAAAGATAGTGAGGTTTTAAAGAAAGTGGCTGAGGTTGCCCAGGGTCAAAATATTGTCATCGGTCCGGCTGTTGAGGATAACTATAAGAGCGTTGCAGCTGCAGCAATGGGCTTTAACCAGGTTGTAGCCGGTGAGACCCCAATCGATGTCAACATGGCAAAGCAGCTAAACATTCTTATAACAAACCTTGGCCTTAATGCTGAGAAGATTCTTATCGACCCAGCGGTAGGTGCTCTTGGCTACGGTCTTGAGTATGCCTACTCGGTTATCGAGAGAGATAGGCTTGCTGCCCTGCAGCAAAACGATGCGATGATGCAGATGCCGATCATCGCCAACATGGGCAAAGAGGTCTGGAAGACCAAAGAGGCCAAGATTAGCCAGGAGGAGGCCCCAGAGTGGGGAGACCCAGCAAAAAGAGGCATCCTCTGGGAGACAATTACCGCGGTAAGCCTGCTTGTAGCAGGAGCAGATATCCTCATTATGAGGCATCCTGAATCGGTTAGGCTTGTTAAGCAGACCTTATCCGAATTCGGCGTGAATTAA
- the cooS gene encoding anaerobic carbon-monoxide dehydrogenase catalytic subunit: MAEERKRSIDPAALEMLARAEGISTMFSRADEMKPCNFGVEGSCCRVCAMGPCRLGTTKDGKEKRGVCGATLATVTARNFARQVAVGSASHSDHGRSVAKTFLAAAKGEAPGYKIKDIDKLYQVAEFMGVQTEGRSIQEIAIDVGEKALNEFGKQDDEPLMFVKYAPKKRQEIWEKYNVFPRGVDREVVELMHSSHAGNDQDAEHITTHLVRACLADGWGGSMLATHLQDIMFGTPKPLTAEANLGVLKEDEVNIIVHGHEPLLSEKIVDAATDPEMIKYAESKGAKGINLGGICCTANEVLMRRGVNPAGNVLQAELAIETGVVDAMVVDVQCVFQGLEAAAARHHTKLITTNERMRITGATHMQFEEHNAEENARSIIKMAVDNFANRKGEIHIPKYKNPLVAGFSHEYIRYMLGGKFRASFRPLNDAIISGRIQGAAAIVGCNNPRTVHDENIMYLVKEFIKNDVLVVMTGCAGIAAGKHGYMQPEMMEEAGPGLREICEAVGIPPVLHLGSCVDNSRVLTILTEIVNEGGLGEDISDLPAIGLAPEWYSEKALTIAVYAVASGATVIFGGVGSPVGASKETTRLITEGYEEKFGAGFYFIKDKEEIFKASMEHIQKKRKALGIDTQQERVLFDMEMRRELSV, encoded by the coding sequence ATGGCAGAGGAGAGAAAGAGAAGTATCGACCCGGCAGCGTTGGAGATGCTTGCGCGGGCTGAAGGTATCTCTACCATGTTTAGCCGGGCTGATGAGATGAAGCCCTGCAATTTTGGCGTTGAGGGGAGCTGCTGCCGCGTATGCGCCATGGGTCCTTGCCGTTTGGGAACTACCAAGGATGGTAAAGAGAAACGGGGGGTTTGCGGAGCAACCCTTGCAACGGTTACCGCACGCAACTTTGCCCGCCAGGTCGCGGTTGGCTCGGCATCACACTCCGACCACGGAAGAAGCGTCGCGAAGACGTTCCTCGCGGCAGCCAAAGGCGAGGCACCGGGCTATAAGATCAAAGACATAGATAAACTGTATCAAGTAGCTGAATTCATGGGAGTTCAAACTGAAGGCAGGTCCATTCAAGAAATTGCCATCGATGTTGGCGAAAAAGCTCTCAACGAGTTTGGCAAGCAAGATGATGAACCGCTAATGTTTGTAAAATATGCTCCCAAGAAGCGCCAGGAGATCTGGGAGAAATACAACGTCTTCCCACGCGGGGTCGACCGTGAAGTTGTTGAGTTAATGCATAGCTCGCATGCCGGAAACGACCAGGATGCTGAGCATATAACGACTCACCTGGTGCGGGCATGTCTGGCCGATGGCTGGGGCGGCTCGATGCTGGCAACCCACCTGCAAGATATCATGTTCGGCACACCGAAGCCTCTAACAGCGGAGGCAAACTTAGGTGTTTTAAAAGAAGATGAGGTAAATATCATTGTTCATGGACACGAGCCGCTTCTTTCCGAGAAAATTGTTGATGCGGCAACCGATCCTGAGATGATAAAATACGCCGAGTCAAAAGGCGCCAAAGGAATCAACCTCGGTGGTATTTGCTGCACCGCAAACGAGGTTCTGATGCGCCGAGGCGTTAATCCGGCCGGAAACGTATTGCAGGCAGAGCTTGCTATCGAGACCGGCGTAGTAGATGCAATGGTTGTCGATGTGCAGTGCGTCTTCCAGGGCTTAGAGGCTGCTGCGGCAAGGCATCATACCAAGCTCATTACAACAAATGAGCGCATGAGGATTACCGGTGCTACGCATATGCAGTTTGAGGAACACAATGCGGAAGAAAATGCCCGCAGCATCATTAAAATGGCGGTTGACAACTTTGCAAATCGCAAGGGTGAGATACACATTCCGAAATACAAAAACCCGCTTGTTGCTGGATTTAGCCATGAGTACATCCGCTATATGCTGGGTGGCAAGTTCCGCGCATCATTTAGACCTTTGAATGATGCAATAATTTCCGGACGCATCCAGGGTGCAGCAGCAATTGTTGGCTGTAATAATCCAAGGACAGTACATGATGAAAATATCATGTACCTGGTCAAAGAGTTCATTAAAAATGATGTGTTGGTAGTTATGACCGGTTGCGCCGGAATTGCTGCTGGAAAGCACGGCTACATGCAGCCTGAGATGATGGAGGAAGCCGGACCAGGGCTTAGGGAAATTTGTGAGGCCGTTGGTATCCCACCTGTCCTACACCTTGGTTCATGCGTTGATAACTCAAGAGTTCTAACCATTCTTACTGAGATTGTAAATGAAGGCGGTCTTGGTGAAGACATAAGCGACCTGCCGGCAATTGGCCTTGCCCCAGAGTGGTATTCCGAGAAGGCCTTGACGATAGCAGTTTATGCGGTTGCGAGCGGCGCAACAGTTATTTTTGGAGGCGTCGGCTCACCGGTAGGCGCAAGCAAAGAGACTACACGGCTGATTACCGAAGGCTACGAGGAGAAGTTTGGTGCAGGGTTCTACTTTATCAAGGACAAAGAGGAGATCTTTAAGGCGTCTATGGAGCACATCCAGAAGAAGAGAAAGGCTTTAGGCATCGATACGCAGCAAGAAAGAGTCCTCTTCGATATGGAAATGAGGAGGGAGTTAAGTGTCTAA
- a CDS encoding acetyl-CoA decarbonylase/synthase complex subunit gamma — MALTGLDIFKQLPKTNCGKCGVPTCLAFAMKLAAGGATLDACPDVTDEAKAALSSASAPPMRGVTIGTGESAIKVGEELVLFRHEKTFFNAPGFALLIDDTMDEGEAMAKISALASTQWERVGQVLKANLVAVKNASGDAAKFASLVTKVQAATDLPLILMAQDAGAMEKALEVAGASKPLIYAATEENADAFAELAKKYQAPLAVKASSLDALGELTTKLDAAGVKDLVIDPGTRTLKETFENLIYLRRAALKKKLRPYGYPTITVPAEETEDDMMEAVHAAVYVMKYGGLIVMRDLSAEKAYPLFVLRQNIYTDPQRPMQVEQGFYPVNSPDENSPVLVTTNFSLTYFILSSEVEGSKQPAWLGVVDVEGLSVLTAWAAGKFVPERIAAFIKKSDIEQKVKHREVVIPGYVAQLSGELEDELGDWKVTVGPREASDVASFLKNYQPVGV; from the coding sequence GTGGCTTTAACAGGCTTAGATATTTTCAAGCAATTACCTAAGACAAACTGTGGCAAATGCGGGGTGCCAACATGCCTAGCATTTGCCATGAAACTTGCCGCTGGCGGAGCAACACTTGATGCTTGCCCGGATGTTACAGATGAGGCAAAAGCCGCTTTGTCATCTGCTTCGGCTCCTCCGATGAGGGGAGTTACCATCGGAACCGGTGAGAGCGCGATAAAAGTTGGTGAGGAGCTAGTGCTTTTCCGCCATGAGAAAACGTTCTTTAACGCACCGGGCTTTGCCCTGCTCATCGATGATACAATGGATGAGGGTGAGGCCATGGCCAAAATCTCGGCGCTGGCAAGTACCCAGTGGGAGCGTGTTGGGCAGGTTCTGAAGGCAAATCTTGTAGCCGTTAAAAATGCATCCGGTGATGCGGCGAAGTTTGCCAGCCTTGTAACCAAGGTGCAGGCAGCAACTGATCTTCCGCTTATTTTAATGGCCCAGGATGCCGGGGCGATGGAAAAGGCGCTTGAGGTTGCCGGTGCGTCCAAGCCGCTTATCTATGCGGCAACCGAGGAGAATGCTGATGCTTTTGCCGAGCTAGCTAAGAAGTATCAGGCTCCACTTGCTGTTAAGGCTTCGTCTCTTGATGCTCTAGGTGAGCTTACGACTAAGTTAGATGCGGCAGGTGTTAAGGACCTTGTTATCGATCCGGGCACCCGTACGCTTAAAGAGACGTTTGAGAACCTTATTTACTTAAGAAGGGCGGCGCTTAAGAAGAAACTTCGCCCATATGGTTATCCAACGATCACCGTACCGGCGGAAGAGACAGAGGACGACATGATGGAGGCGGTACACGCAGCGGTCTACGTCATGAAGTACGGTGGCCTTATCGTCATGCGCGACCTATCTGCCGAGAAGGCCTATCCGCTTTTCGTGTTGAGGCAGAACATATACACCGACCCACAGAGGCCGATGCAGGTCGAACAAGGGTTCTATCCGGTTAACTCACCAGATGAAAACTCGCCGGTTCTTGTTACAACGAATTTCTCGCTTACCTACTTTATCCTCTCCTCAGAAGTTGAAGGGAGCAAGCAACCGGCCTGGCTTGGTGTAGTTGATGTTGAGGGATTATCAGTGCTTACTGCTTGGGCAGCCGGAAAGTTTGTGCCTGAGCGCATTGCTGCATTTATTAAAAAGAGCGACATTGAGCAGAAGGTAAAGCACCGTGAGGTTGTTATCCCGGGCTATGTCGCGCAGCTATCTGGCGAGCTAGAGGATGAACTGGGAGACTGGAAAGTAACGGTTGGCCCACGCGAAGCAAGCGATGTCGCAAGCTTCCTCAAAAATTACCAGCCAGTTGGTGTTTAG
- a CDS encoding AAA family ATPase, which yields MSFTIAIAGKGGTGKTTISSLIIRNLLKQGKTPVFAVDADANVNLNEQLGVEVEKTIGEVREDMKQRVSIEDMPAGMTKEQYMEYELQDSLIESEGFDLLVMGRPEGPGCYCYANNLLRRYMEVLAKNYPYVVIDNEAGMEHLSRRTTQKIDLLLVVSEPNPISIMTAARIRDLAWDLKIDVRKVGLVINRVNGELPEVLKSEAEKYGLELAGVVPADNTVVDFSWQRKPAILMPDDAPSVKAVNEMIIKYVA from the coding sequence TTGAGTTTTACAATTGCCATAGCTGGCAAGGGTGGTACGGGGAAAACTACCATATCGAGCCTTATAATCAGAAATCTCTTAAAGCAGGGAAAAACCCCTGTCTTTGCAGTTGATGCAGATGCGAACGTCAACTTAAATGAGCAACTTGGGGTTGAGGTTGAAAAGACCATTGGTGAAGTCAGAGAAGATATGAAACAAAGAGTAAGCATTGAAGATATGCCTGCTGGCATGACTAAAGAGCAATACATGGAGTACGAACTGCAAGATTCTCTAATTGAATCCGAAGGTTTTGACCTTTTGGTTATGGGCCGCCCGGAAGGCCCAGGTTGCTACTGCTATGCGAACAACTTGCTTCGTCGCTACATGGAGGTATTGGCGAAGAATTACCCATATGTTGTAATAGATAATGAAGCGGGAATGGAGCATTTAAGCAGAAGGACAACTCAAAAGATCGATCTTCTACTTGTAGTATCTGAGCCCAATCCCATCAGTATCATGACTGCAGCAAGAATTCGGGATCTTGCTTGGGATTTAAAGATCGATGTGAGAAAGGTCGGTCTGGTTATCAATCGTGTAAATGGAGAGCTGCCCGAAGTCCTTAAAAGCGAAGCGGAAAAATACGGCCTTGAGTTAGCCGGTGTTGTACCGGCCGATAACACTGTTGTTGATTTTAGCTGGCAACGGAAACCCGCTATCTTGATGCCGGACGATGCTCCTTCGGTAAAGGCCGTCAATGAAATGATCATTAAGTATGTAGCCTAA